From a single Armatimonadota bacterium genomic region:
- a CDS encoding 2TM domain-containing protein, with product MADEHLKTDEDIEAILRLAVQQTGTESESLRTRLMTTAEEIGLTPEQVAAAEEAYRQKVKGERTLAEREENERQLWKQFRRSQRGDLISHVGSYLAVNAFLVAIDLMNGDGLNWAYWPLMGWGIAIAIHLFSFVAGESSDNVQEFEKWKRRKRKREKKDSASPEQV from the coding sequence ATGGCCGACGAGCATCTGAAAACAGACGAAGACATCGAGGCGATTTTGCGGCTGGCGGTGCAGCAGACCGGGACAGAATCCGAAAGCCTACGAACCCGCCTGATGACAACGGCCGAAGAGATCGGTTTGACCCCGGAGCAAGTAGCGGCGGCCGAGGAGGCCTATCGGCAGAAAGTCAAGGGGGAGCGCACCTTGGCCGAGCGGGAAGAAAACGAACGCCAATTGTGGAAGCAGTTCCGCCGCAGCCAGCGGGGCGACCTCATTTCTCACGTGGGTTCCTATTTGGCGGTCAACGCCTTTTTGGTGGCAATCGACTTGATGAACGGGGACGGTTTGAATTGGGCTTACTGGCCATTGATGGGATGGGGAATCGCCATTGCCATCCACCTTTTTTCCTTTGTTGCGGGGGAATCCAGCGACAACGTGCAGGAGTTTGAGAAGTGGAAGCGCCGAAAGCGGAAACGGGAAAAGAAAGATTCGGCCAGCCCCGAACAGGTCTAA